Proteins from a genomic interval of Lycium ferocissimum isolate CSIRO_LF1 chromosome 2, AGI_CSIRO_Lferr_CH_V1, whole genome shotgun sequence:
- the LOC132047818 gene encoding peroxidase 64-like — protein sequence MCIENLAFGQLFLRWRRRHRLESVDEGYGGGVKVEEKRVGGDEMEEEDMKIKMIKGHLMYFLGNALSSNYYENTCPQVEDIVTQVVTEASKKDKTIPATLLRVRRFSVTELQEKHCRKRCPPNVSLHAFYFIDSAKKVIEALCPGIVSCADILAFAARDSVVIISKHYCSSRILELKVDLCLVIVSAKNIWLLEYTESEKKCYCGQSGGPFWDVPKGRKDGRTSRASETRQLPAPTFNISQLQQSFSQRGLSLEDLVALSGGHTLGFSHCSSFSNRIHNFNTTHDVDPTLHPSLAATLKGICPLKNRAKNAGIPMDPSSTTFDNTYYKLILQKKSLFSSDQALLSIPKTKSLVSEFASSKEAFFKAFANSMIKMSSINGGREVRRVCRVAK from the exons ATGTGCATTGAAAATTTGGCGTTTGGACAATTATTCCTCCGGTGGCGGCGGCGCCACCGCCTGGAATCA GTAGACGAAGGGTATGGGGGTGGCGTGAAGGTGGAAGAGAAGAGGGTTGGTGGTGATGAAATGGAGGAGGAGGACATGAAAATAAA GATG ATTAAGGGTCATTTGATGTATTTTCTTGGAAATGCACTTAGTTCAAATTACTATGAGAACACATGCCCTCAAGTTGAAGATATTGTCACACAAGTTGTCACCGAAGCATCAAAGAAGGACAAAACTATCCCTGCTACCCTTCTAA GGGTGCGACGCTTCAGTGTTACtgaacttcaagaaaaacactgcAGAAAAAGATGCCCTCCTAATGTTTCTTTGCATGCATTCTATTTTATTGATAGTGCAAAGAAAGTCATTGAAGCCCTTTGCCCTGGCATAGTCTCCTGTGCTGATATCTTAGCCTTTGCTGCCAGAGATTCTGTTGTCATTATAAGCAAACATTATTGCTCAAGCAGAATT ctGGAGTTGAAGGTGGacttgtgtttggttatagtttctgcaaaaaatatttggttgctTGAAtatactgaaagtgaaaaaa AATGCTATTGTGGGCAGTCTGGTGGACCTTTTTGGGACGTGCCTAAAGGAAGAAAAGATGGAAGAACATCACGAGCCAGTGAAACTAGACAATTGCCAGCTCCCACTTTCAACATATCCCAACTTCAACAGAGCTTCTCTCAAAGAGGATTATCACTGGAAGACCTTGTTGCTCTCTCAG GTGGACACACATTAGGTTTCTCTCATTGTTCATCTTTCAGCAACAGGATACACAACTTCAATACCACCCATGATGTTGACCCAACATTACATCCATCTTTGGCTGCAACTTTAAAGGGCATTTGTCCACTGAAAAACAGGGCTAAAAATGCTGGAATTCCCATGGATCCTTCCTCAACGACGTTCGACAATACATATTACAAGTTAATTCTTCAGAAAAAGAGCCTGTTCTCTTCAGACCAAGCTTTGCTCAGTATTCCTAAGACAAAAAGTCTGGTTTCTGAATTTGCTAGCTCAAAAGAAGCTTTCTTTAAGGCTTTTGCTAATTCCATGATTAAAATGAGCAGCATAAATGGAGGTCGAGAGGTCAGAAGGGTCTGTAGGGTAGCTAAGTAA